A part of Papilio machaon chromosome 11, ilPapMach1.1, whole genome shotgun sequence genomic DNA contains:
- the LOC106711545 gene encoding toll-like receptor 7, translated as MYHLLPLLLMILSVKPTLTSRGVDNCIPARSDKGASLCHVRTLDSGGSSLDSASEHTKRLTIECNQLLFFESSLEANYFQRFSTLTELSLQNCKLLKIPGNAFEGLRELKKLSIRSKNYDWSPNKNLELSLGTFNGLKELQILDLGKNNLKSVPSDVFCPLGNLQVLNITYNKIKSIDRIGFGKNCGSGLISLDLSYNELKSLSEESEFTGLRRLQELKLQHNNITDISGEIFNGFPTLRILNISFNYLQSIPDGTFTNTKELREIYLNNNQLYELARGVFHRLDQLLVLDLSNNQLSSAHIDGGTFVGLIRLIILNLSNNALTRIDGKTFKDLFFLQILDLRNNSIGYIEENTFLPLYNLHTLNLAENRLHTIDEFLFNGLFVLSKLNLNNNLLINIHAKSFKNCSDLKELDLSSNQLTKVPTAVWELSMLKTLDVGENLISEIKNGTFKNLDQLTGLRLIDNQIGNISVGMFWDLPSLQVLNLAKNKIQSVERGTFERNKQLEAIRLDGNFISDINGVFSALMSLLWLNLSENHLIWFDYAFIPANLKWLDVHGNFIEHLGNYYKLQDQIRIKTLDVSHNRIAEISPLAIPNSVELLFINNNHISNIHVNTFIEKRNLTRVDIYANEISHLDINSLRIYPVPLNKSLPEFYIGGNPFDCDCSMEWLPMINNMTAMRQHPRIMDLENVLCKMTHTRGVSHIPLSNLKSTDFLCTYETHCFTLCHCCDYVACDCQMTCPFNCSCYHDPTWHTNVVDCSSQQANEIPEKIPMDATEVYLDGNDFKELQNYAFIGRKNMRSLYVNSSNVENLHNRTFAGLSSLIILHLGNNKLKYLNGNEFEHLTQLKELYLQDNFISYADNRTFASLLSLEILRLDGNRLIEFSIWSLSVNQNLHSVALGNNMWSCKCRYLQKFTAFLSENTAIVKDIKDLWCWNLNNGSPQKRELNLNGTICSDYYAGDSVIDKMLVSNYMPMLVTTFTGFMLIMLVTLTMFIFRDSIRIWLYTTCGIRLLPLAGAYDDNDKLYDAYVCYSPKDDDFVIQTLAAELENGNTSYHLCLHYRDIPRQGAAYIQYALPLPEAAEASKRIILVLTRNFIETEWSRFEFRQALHELLKPRIYTLIIIEDTAVLPDALCDSELRPYLKTASRIRLGQNKFWASLRLAMPVKKRKSKSSSYKNNLNSYTMRSGVHNGTMRSFSFTDKTRDHVNDTTSNPEFLESHMQHAQRMYGLNGRPPSDHIYTSIDSDYSSLELGGNNTNRRRDLRLWPPPPPIVDSQRSGQAYLV; from the coding sequence ATGTATCATTTGCTTCCTCTTTTGTTGATGATATTAAGTGTTAAACCGACATTAACGTCGCGAGGTGTAGACAATTGTATTCCCGCGAGAAGTGACAAGGGAGCATCCTTGTGCCATGTACGAACTCTCGATTCCGGTGGATCCAGCTTAGATTCAGCATCAGAGCACACAAAGCGGCTTACAATAGAATGTAACCAGCTGTTGTTTTTCGAAAGTTCGCTCGAAGCAAACTATTTTCAAAGATTTTCAACACTCACCGAACTATCTCTTCAGAACTGCAAACTTCTCAAAATACCGGGGAACGCGTTCGAAGGATTACGTGAGTTGAAAAAGTTGTCGATTCGATCAAAAAACTACGATTGGAGCCCGAATAAAAACTTAGAACTCTCTTTGGGAACCTTCAACGGCTTAAAAGAACTTCAGATTCTTGATTTggggaaaaataatttaaaatctgtaCCATCTGATGTTTTCTGTCCTCTCGGCAACTTGCAAGTACTGaatataacttataataagataaaaagtaTAGATAGAATTGGCTTCGGAAAAAATTGTGGTTCGGGATTAATAAGTTTGGATTTAAGTTATAATGAGCTTAAGTCGTTAAGCGAAGAGAGTGAATTTACAGGACTTCGAAGACTTCAAGAGTTAAAACTTCAGCATAATAACATAACAGACATCTCAggtgaaatatttaatggaTTTCCTACTCtcagaatattaaatatttccttCAATTATCTTCAATCTATACCCGACGGaacttttacaaatacaaaagaatTAAGAGAAATCTATCTAAACAATAACCAACTGTATGAATTGGCCAGAGGCGTCTTTCACCGTTTAGACCAACTGCTTGTTTTAGATTTATCCAATAACCAGCTTTCGAGTGCTCATATCGATGGCGGCACATTCGTTGGTCtaataagattaattattcttaatttatCTAATAACGCCTTGACAAGGATAGATGGcaaaacatttaaagatttgttctttttgcaaatattagatttaagaaataattctATTGGTTATATTGAAGAGAATACTTTCCTCCCTCTGTACAATTTGCATACTTTAAATTTAGCAGAAAATCGCTTGCATACTATTGACGAGTTCCTTTTTAATGggttgtttgttttaagtaaattaaatttaaataataatttattgattaacATACATgctaaatcatttaaaaattgttcagatttaaaagaattagATTTAAGTTCCAATCAGCTTACCAAAGTTCCAACTGCAGTTTGGGAGTTATCAATGCTGAAAACACTCGACGTGGGTGAGAACTTAAtaagcgaaattaaaaatggtacttttaaaaatttagatcAACTAACTGGATTGAGACTTATCGATAATCAAATTGGAAACATAAGCGTTGGTATGTTTTGGGATTTACCTAGTTTACAAGTGTTAAatttagctaaaaataaaattcagtcCGTTGAGAGAGGAACATTTGAACGCAATAAGCAATTAGAGGCTATTAGATTGGACGGTAACTTCATATCAGACATAAATGGCGTGTTTTCAGCATTGATGAGCTTACTTTGGCTTAATTTGTCAGAAAATCATTTGATTTGGTTTGATTATGCGTTTATACCAGCTAACTTGAAATGGCTAGATgtacatggaaattttattgaacattTAGGTAACTATTATAAACTTCAAGATCAAATTCGAATAAAGACGTTAGATGTTAGTCATAATCGCATTGCAGAAATATCACCCTTAGCAATTCCTAATAGTGTTGAACTGTTGTTCATTAACAATAATCATATCAGCAATATTCATGTAAACACATTCATTGAGAAACGTAATCTCACAAGAGTTGACATTTACGCTAATGAAATATCTCATTTAGATATTAACAGTCTTCGCATATACCCTGTCCCGTTAAATAAGTCGTTACCAGAGTTCTACATAGGGGGAAACCCATTTGATTGTGATTGCTCAATGGAATGGCTCCCGATGATAAACAACATGACAGCAATGAGGCAGCATCCCAGAATAATGGATCTTGAAAATGTCTTATGTAAAATGACACATACCAGAGGTGTTTCTCATATACCACTAAGTAATCTAAAATCGACTGATTTCTTATGCACTTATGAAACGCATTGCTTCACTTTGTGTCATTGTTGTGATTACGTAGCCTGCGACTGCCAAATGACCTGTCCGTTCAACTGTTCTTGTTATCATGATCCTACTTGGCATACGAATGTCGTTGATTGTTCGAGCCAGCAGGCGAATGAAATACCAGAAAAAATACCAATGGATGCTACTGAAGTCTACTTGGATGGAAATGACTTTAAAGAATTGCAAAATTATGCATTCATCGGAAGGAAAAATATGAGATCGCTTTATGTTAATTCAAGTAACGTCGAGAACTTACATAATAGGACGTTTGCTGGCTTATCCTCgcttattatattacatctCGGAAATaataaactgaaatatttaaatgggaATGAGTTTGAACATCTTACACAGCtcaaagaattatatttacaagacAACTTCATAAGTTACGCAGATAATAGGACTTTTGCTTCTTTACTCTCATTAGAAATTTTGAGATTAGATGGCAATAGACTCATAGAATTTTCGATTTGGAGTTTAAGTGTTAATCAAAATTTGCATTCAGTTGCATTAGGCAATAATATGTGGTCATGTAAGTGtcgatatttacaaaaatttacagCTTTTTTGTCTGAAAATACCGCTATAGTCaaagatataaaagatttatggTGTTGGAATTTAAACAATGGATCACCACAAAAACGAGAACTAAATCTGAACGGCACTATTTGCAGTGATTATTACGCTGGAGATTCGGTTATAGATAAAATGTTGGTTTCTAATTACATGCCCATGTTAGTGACTACATTTACTGGATTTATGCTTATTATGTTAGTGACGttaacaatgtttatattcAGAGATTCAATTCGCATATGGCTATATACTACTTGCGGTATAAGATTATTACCTCTCGCCGGAGCGTACGATGACAATGACAAATTATACGACGCATATGTATGTTACAGCCCAAAAGACGACGATTTTGTCATACAAACCTTGGCAGCTGAATTAGAAAACGGAAATACCTCGTATCACCTATGCTTACATTACAGAGATATACCGAGGCAAGGGGCAGCTTACATTCAATATGCATTACCACTGCCGGAAGCAGCAGAAGCGTCGAAGCGAATAATACTTGTTTTGACaagaaattttatagaaaccGAATGGTCCCGTTTTGAATTTCGACAAgctttacatgaattattaaaaccaagaatatatacattaataataatagaagatACCGCAGTTTTACCGGATGCTCTTTGCGATTCTGAGTTAAGGCCGTATTTAAAAACAGCTTCAAGAATAAGATTAGGTCAGAACAAATTCTGGGCAAGCCTTCGATTGGCTATGCCGGTAAAGAAACGAAAATCAAAATCttcaagttataaaaataacttgaattCTTATACTATGAGAAGTGGTGTACATAATGGGACGATGCGGTCTTTTTCGTTTACAGACAAAACGAGAGATCATGTCAATGACACGACATCTAATCCCGAATTTTTAGAAAGTCATATGCAACATGCACAAAGAATGTACGGCCTGAATGGTAGGCCTCCGTCGGATCATATTTACACGTCTATTGATTCCGATTACTCTTCCCTGGAATTAGGTGGCAATAACACAAATCGGAGAAGAGATTTAAGGCTTTGGCCGCCGCCACCTCCCATAGTTGACAGTCAGCGCTCAGGTCAAGCTTATCTAGTCTAG